The window CTCGTCACCAGCCGCAAATTCTAACGGGGGAAACCATTCAACTTGATGAGATTTGGTGGTCAGTTTATCACTTCTAGGAGAGGATGAaacactctgcagctctgatgtgcaATTCTGCTAAAACTGTGTGAAAAGAAGCATCTTTTCACCGCAGGCTGTGTGCAGGGCTATTTTTAAACCAACACCTTGCTGGGGTCAAATCACACATTCAGTGTACGGATGCATGAGTAATCTCAAGTCTTATTGTACGTTCAAGTAAGAattaattctaaaaaaaaaagactgagctctttctttaactgcctctcaacatgaacataaatttAGTGGAGCCCAGAGAGAGAGCGTGGCCTTTCCCAGATAGCAGTGTCAGTGTATATATTCAATTGAAAATCCTGTATTTGTCGGCCTCCTAATTTCTAACATTTCATTTCTCGGTGcactgtgtttctgtgtctctTACTTGGCTCGAGTGAGGTCAGCAGCTGTGACTCCACCATCAGCAACAGCCTTCACCTGAGCCAGAGCAGCCTTAATGACCTAAAGAGACCGAAAGTGGAGTCGTCACCTCAGAGAGATTTGTCAAGTTTTTGTGACGCTTTGGTTACTTTGTTAGGATAAGATAACAAACTGTCTGTCGCAACTATATCATACTCACATCACCAGCTGCTGCAACCTGCGAAATGGTGTAGACCCCAAACAGACCAGAGTCTGAGTAGCTTACATTGAAAGCGCTCGCCTgttaagaaaagaaagaaaaaataaatgtgttttgatAGTTTACATTAAGTTCTTCAATAGCTGTGTAAACTATTTTATAGATTATATTACAAACTGACTGCCACTCACATCAAAAGGGTCAGCAGTTGCCTTGGCAACCCCCTggatcagtttgttgttgacACCCAACCCCCTCTTGATGTGGGGACCAGCTCCCAGTAGGTGCTGCAGAACACTGAAGGCCAGAGCTTCGCTGCTGCCCGCTGCTGCCGACTGGCTCACCACGGCTGAATGGACCAGTCTGTTGGTGTTGAGCTCACGGACCTCACCTGGAGACGAGACAGGGAAATGACCAGGTTTAGAGTTCTGAATCTCATGCTGGcgctaaaagttttttttccatttttaatctgtcagctcagctcagctcagctcacctCCACGATACTGAGCTTTGGCCCCTGTTGTTCCTGTTCCACTGCGGATGTTGAGGAATTGCTCGCCCACTTGCTTCAGCACAGCATGATTAACCCCTTGAGCAAAGATGAACATCGGAATTACAACTGAAGCTTTGACCACTTACGATAAACCTGGGCATGTCGCTGAGGCGTTAATGCCGTCATAAGGCCACATCGTGGGTGGTTAcatcttaaagtgatactccggagtagattcaacctggggtcatttgaaccgtgacatccagccaagtagcccacccgcagtttttccgatattggctgaacatcagctgagttactgagttatcccgaatagcttagtacaagcgctaatggaacctgttccgtatctccaaaattaccacactaaaatcacacgccatgacaccaaacttctacagtagtacaaatatggtctgtactcacaaaacaatgcatttggaagtttgaaaatagtccaggagtttattattatcaacacaagcctgatagcttttctgctgctaaagctgcatcgacatcacttctgggagctgggagcttcaaagtaagatgagggttgatctactactgtagacaacaaagtatatgctatattctacatgtttttttatgaaattttatattgtagagttgtgaaattattttatcaatggagaaatgagcagccttgctttgttgtctacagtagtagatcaaccctcatcttactttgaagctcccagctccctgaagtgacgtcgacacagctttagcagcagagaagctatcaggcttgtgttgataataataaactcctggactattttcaaactttcaaatgcatcgctttgtgagtacagaccatatttgtactcctgtagaagtttggtgtcatggcatgtgattttagtgtggtaattttggagatacggaccaggatccattaacccttgtacgaagctattcgggataactcagtaactcagctgatgttcagccaatatcgaaaaaactgcgggtgggctacttggctggatatcacggttcaaatgaccccaggttgaatctactccggaatATCGCTTTAAAAAAGATGCTATTTTCTCCAAATACAATAACCTCTCTTACCTATTCCAACGAGAGCCATTCTTGCACTCGTGAAGTGGttttggacaaactggtgaagcTGAAAATGAATTACAAGCATCACAGAAACAGTTTAAATGGATACAGTACAGTATATTATGACTACCAAGTCTTAAAATACTCACATGTTCCGACTCGATGTAGTCAACCATGTGGTCGGGGCAGTACAGTGAGTTACACAGGGCGTTCTTGTAGGCTGCTTGATGTAGACCCTCAATCACACCTGGAAAAAGAGAAGGATTTCACTGGGAACTCCACCACAGTGGTggtgaaagtaaaaaaaaatgttctttgtcatacagaaaataattattatttggTGTACCTGCCTGACACCTGCTAATGTAAATTATAGACACATTCTGGCACCGACTTTGCATACGAGCAAGGTTTTAATGAACAACACTTTGCCTTTTGGACAGCCCTTTCTGATATACTCCTGTGAGAAAATGATCCTCCATCTACACTTAATTAAACAGCAAAGTGGCATCACTGATCACAAGAGTGGGGATGCAAATGATCAAGTTTTATCCTCATTCTTATTTTCAGtggaaatttgattttttttatttatctttctttAAATCCTACCTATCTGGGGACTCAGTTTAGCCTGTGCTTTGTCCAGCTTTACTCTCGGCGCGAGGTCTGACACCTCCCACGGACGAAACTCTGGGGCCGTTGTCACGTTGATCAAGAACTCCATCACTGTATCACTgcggaggggggggggttgtgatTATACAGAAATCACAGTTTCACCTCATTAAAGAGGACATGATATTGATATCAATGCAAGCtgaaaacaaatacatttctttctttaaataCTAATATTTAAAACATGTCTAGTCCTAGAACTACAAACATGGCGGACACACTCACACGTCATCTCTCAAGCAGTCGACGGTGTACGTCATATTCTCTCGGGATGAAGTCACGCTGCACAGAAGCATGCAAATGTAAAGATCAGAATACTGAACAGTTGTAACAACCGCCGTCCCTTCCAGGTAAAAACTTTTCATGGGAGACTACCGACCTCAGGCTGCCACCGACTGCCTCAACACCACGGCAGATCTTAAACGCCGACGCACCTTTGGTTGTCTGAGAAGTTGAGAATCCAAGTCAATATCAAGCTGAGACAGAAATGAACATTTACACTGACTAATAATTCTCTTGAATACACTCAGGATGTGCTGGATGTAAGTCCTTTGTCGGTGGTTTAGAAGGTGATTAAATGACCTATTAAATTACTCTAGCGCTGATGAAGACAATACTGATTGCAACAGGGGGCAACAGGCTGCGTTGAAGTTTCATACCAGATTGGAGGCCAGTCTGACAAGGTGGGTAACCCCCTGGTTCTCCAGGGTCTCATAACGACAGCCTGCCTTGACAAAGACGCCGATCTTGGAGGCTggggaatagttctccagggaGGCGATCACCAGTCCACTGGGCAGTTTGCTTACCTGGACAGAAGGACACATGCAGCGTTGTCCTTTAATTTCGTTCCATGTAGAGGAAATAAACAATCTGCTAAACCATGTAAGCCAGTGACATTTAGTTTAAAAATCTAACATAATCAGCACAGAGACAATGGCAAAAGCCTCAAAAGAAATTATAATAAATCCATTCTCAATCCAAAAGTCACACTGCCTGTCTGCCCCAGCACAGCAGTTCTTGACACCAAACCTACATGGACATCCTGGTAGGAGTGCGTAGCCCCAGGAGAGAGCTTGAGGCCAGCCAGCGGCTGGTCAAGGGACTGGCCTTTTCTGGTAGCTGCATAGAACCGTTTCTGTGGAGAAGAAAGACAAGTCAACAACCACTAACCTGCACATCCTGAGGCTGAAACCCAGTGACTTCCACCTTACGGGCAGCCTGGGCTGCGTAAAGCCTTGTCTGGAAAAACAGAGAACATGGGAAGGCAGGACATTACAGCTAATGTGTTGCTGGCTCATTGGCTGACGCCAGGACAGTGTGAGAAGTATCACCTCAAATTAGAGGCCCCAAGATTTTTAGCCAGTGACCTTTACTGGGAAATATTCCAGTAGGTAAGGATTCAAGGATTATTTATTGTCATTTcgacacgttaaaaaaaaaaaaaagggtcaaaCGAAATTAGTTACTCTAAGCATTGGACACGATGCTACCATATACTTCCCACAGTGCAATGCAGCTGAGACTAAGCTCGGCTGATATATTATTACCTTTTCaaattaaatataaatgaaaagttTCACTTAACTAGACATGACATAATCTTataaattggtttgtaattTTTGTCACATCAGTTTAAGAAGACAATGTGGTGACGGGTTACCACAGTAACTCCAATTGGCAGGTAGGCTCTAAGTGTGaccaaaaacatacatacatacagtaaCGAATATTGGACACGCCACCCATCTTTACATCTGACTACACAGTGGGTCTGCTCCTTTTCCTAGAGGAAAAACAATTCCTGGCAGGAGGAGAAGTCACCTTAAAACAGCCAAGATCTGTCAGAACAGTCAAGACAACAGTGTCAGAGTGGGAAAATGACCGGCAATCATTTGCTGGTTAATGTACAGGGTAGACTGAAACATATTCAGTCGAGTCAATGGCGATTTATCCATTTAAGAGCACACAGTTGCTTGGCAGTCAAAAAAACCCTGCCATGTTTGTATCAGTCGTGTGATCAAGATTGTTGTTTATGCCGTCTGTGCCAGTGAATCTGAGAAGGGCATGTTGCGTATGCGATAGCTCATGTGCTATTTAACAAGTGCGTGGACTACGTCTACTTTGTGCACCACCGGCTTAAAAATGGTGAAGTCACAATGACAATCCAATCATAAGCCAAACTGTCCGATCAGATAGTAGATGGCCTGTTGTCCTGATCTTCACTGCTGACCCCAAAAGTAAAGTAGATTTTCAAGATGGACAATGGTGCAGGTGTTTCTGCGAGTGAGGTGGGTTATATTTGAGGACGCTATGGAAAACAATGCTAACTATTTCATGTGCTGTGTAAATATGAAGCACGCAGGAGCTTTTCTGGCATTCTGAGGTAACAGTGATTGATATGCACATCCTTAATTTCAAGGAAACCTTTTCATTTGGCCCAAATTTATTGTTAATGTAGTGTTTTATGGATGTGTACATGTAAGCAGCATCGTGAACTTCAAActatacatatgtacaaataCGGTATATTACCTTTGAGCAACAGTAAAATAAGCGCACATTTAATGCATATAGAGTACAATAAAAGGTAACCATTATACTCAATAACATAATCAAAAATTCGTACTTGTAACTCAGACTTACACATCGGATGGGAGCGTTGAGTTTGAATGAGTTTAGTTTTTCCTTTGTGTCCGCACATGGGTGTTCAGATAGGCTTctctgttttgtgttttcacAGTGTTTTTGTACGACTTCAAAACGTTTTgttcaaattaaaatgattttctACACATTCGCAGATATTACATTAATTTaacagacgcttttatccaaaagaGACTTACAAGTAAGGCACACATTA of the Odontesthes bonariensis isolate fOdoBon6 chromosome 23, fOdoBon6.hap1, whole genome shotgun sequence genome contains:
- the uqcrc2b gene encoding cytochrome b-c1 complex subunit 2, mitochondrial isoform X1, with translation MKGIRGISKLSKRFYAATRKGQSLDQPLAGLKLSPGATHSYQDVHVSKLPSGLVIASLENYSPASKIGVFVKAGCRYETLENQGVTHLVRLASNLTTKGASAFKICRGVEAVGGSLSVTSSRENMTYTVDCLRDDVDTVMEFLINVTTAPEFRPWEVSDLAPRVKLDKAQAKLSPQIGVIEGLHQAAYKNALCNSLYCPDHMVDYIESEHLHQFVQNHFTSARMALVGIGVNHAVLKQVGEQFLNIRSGTGTTGAKAQYRGGEVRELNTNRLVHSAVVSQSAAAGSSEALAFSVLQHLLGAGPHIKRGLGVNNKLIQGVAKATADPFDASAFNVSYSDSGLFGVYTISQVAAAGDVIKAALAQVKAVADGGVTAADLTRAKNQLKGQFLMSLETSEGLLEAMGTQALASGSYHSPEEISKNIDNVSLTDVANAAKKFVTGKKTMASSGNLVNTPFVDEI
- the uqcrc2b gene encoding cytochrome b-c1 complex subunit 2, mitochondrial isoform X2 → MKGIRGISKLSTRLYAAQAARKVEVTGFQPQDVQVSKLPSGLVIASLENYSPASKIGVFVKAGCRYETLENQGVTHLVRLASNLTTKGASAFKICRGVEAVGGSLSVTSSRENMTYTVDCLRDDVDTVMEFLINVTTAPEFRPWEVSDLAPRVKLDKAQAKLSPQIGVIEGLHQAAYKNALCNSLYCPDHMVDYIESEHLHQFVQNHFTSARMALVGIGVNHAVLKQVGEQFLNIRSGTGTTGAKAQYRGGEVRELNTNRLVHSAVVSQSAAAGSSEALAFSVLQHLLGAGPHIKRGLGVNNKLIQGVAKATADPFDASAFNVSYSDSGLFGVYTISQVAAAGDVIKAALAQVKAVADGGVTAADLTRAKNQLKGQFLMSLETSEGLLEAMGTQALASGSYHSPEEISKNIDNVSLTDVANAAKKFVTGKKTMASSGNLVNTPFVDEI